In Sander vitreus isolate 19-12246 chromosome 12, sanVit1, whole genome shotgun sequence, the following proteins share a genomic window:
- the znf521 gene encoding zinc finger protein 521 isoform X4: MASDPICFLKIGPDGDGGDLEDDPSCSWPASSPSSKDQTSPGHCEDYDFGEDEGGPGLPYPCQFCDKSFSRLSFLKRHEQSHGDKLPFSCTFCSRLFKHKRSRDRHVKLHTGDKKYHCGECDSAFSRSDHLKIHMKTHASNKPHKCPVCRRGFLSSSSLHGHMQVHERGKDGSSSSLSRSDEWKLKETRKCSRCEEGFDVPEELQRHIAECHPECSPSEDGGLGATLQCIYCHEPFSDEGTLLTHIDQAHSRDRKGHTCAICSEHFLSVEDLYAHMDIHQLPESSNHSNSPSLLTVGYTSVSSTTPDSNISVDSSTMVETAPPVPKTRGRRKRAAQNTSDMGGRAPKQPKVSYSCIYCNKQVFSSLAVLQIHLRTMHLDKPEQAHTCQFCLEVLPSLLNLNEHLKQVHNAEDHAALLVSLPDALLQCNFCPEVLSDLNALQEHIRCSHGFPSPVAKESNAFFCPQCFMGFLTEATLEEHVRQTHCDGGSLRFDSPLAVTPKESIVEVYSCSYCTNSPIFNSVLKLNKHIKENHKNIPLALNYINNGKKSLRTLSPSSPISVEHTMLKQGGSASRTTSEFICNQCGAKYTSLDLFQTHLKTHLDGLQPQLTCPQCNKEFPNQESLLKHVTIHFTITSTYYICESCDKQFTSVDDLQKHLLDMHTFVFFRCTLCQEVFDSKVSTQLHLAVKHSNEKKVYRCTSCNWDFRHETDLQLHVKHSHLENQGRAHRCIFCGESFGTEVELQCHITTHSKKYNCRFCSKAFHAIVLLEKHLREKHCVFEGKAQNCGANGSTVSGGEGQPKEDAELHGLLTNSHGTGAAVGPVVESQNSHDGSEEEVDTADPMYGCDICGASYTMDSLLTNHQLRDHNIRPGESAMMKRKAEMIKGNHKCNVCSRTFFSDAGLREHMQTHLGPVKHYMCPICGERFPSLLTLTEHKVTHSKSLDTGSCRICKMPLHSEEDFLEHCQMHPDLRNSLTGFRCVVCMQTVTSTLELKIHGTFHMQKTGTMSGNHQPMGRSNIISHNQQQQHIQKPFKCASCLKDFRSKQDLVKLDINGLPYGLCASCVTVAGSKSSSPTVNGGRQQQHHGGATTPATTTAAWIQGESLSPGDGKGKAVSSSSSSSSTSSSTAAKTRCSSCNVKFESEAELQNHVQTVHREQAGDSNSGQLKTPQMSPMPRASPSQTEEKKTYQCIKCQMVFYSEWDIQVHVANHMLEEGLNHECKLCSQSFDSPAKLQCHLIEHSFEGMGGTFKCPVCFTVFVQANKLQQHIFSAHGQEDKIYDCSQCPQKFFFQTELQNHALTQHSS, encoded by the exons ATGGCCTCCGACCCCATCTGTTTCCTGAAGATAGGCCCTGATGGGG acgGTGGTGATCTTGAGGATGACCCATCATGTTCTTGGCCAGCATCATCTCCCTCCAGTAAGGATCAGACTTCTCCAGGACACTGCGAGGACTATGATTTTGGGGAGGATGAAGGGGGCCCTGGCCTGCCATACCCATGCCAGTTCTGTGACAAGTCCTTTAGCCGCTTAAGCTTCCTTAAGCGTCACGAACAGAGCCACGGTGATAAACTACCTTTCAGCTGTACCTTTTGCAGTCGCTTGTTTAAGCACAAGCGCAGTCGAGATCGACACGTGAAGCTACACACCGGTGATAAGAAGTACCACTGTGGAGAGTGTGACTCTGCCTTTTCCCGCAGTGATCACCTCAAAATCCACATGAAAACTCACGCCTCTAACAAACCCCACAAGTGCCCTGTGTGCCGCCGAGGCTTCCTTTCCTCCAGCTCTCTCCACGGCCACATGCAAGTACACGAAAGGGGCAAAGACGGCAGCAGCTCAAGCCTTTCTAGATCTGATGAATGGAAGCTGAAAGAAACTCGCAAATGCAGTCGTTGTGAAGAGGGCTTTGATGTCCCAGAGGAGCTCCAGAGGCACATCGCCGAGTGCCACCCTGAGTGCTCTCCATCAGAGGATGGAGGCCTGGGTGCCACCCTGCAGTGCATTTACTGCCATGAGCCCTTCAGTGACGAGGGTACCCTGCTGACCCACATTGACCAGGCCCACAGCCGAGACAGGAAGGGCCACACCTGTGCTATCTGCTCTGAGCACTTTCTGTCTGTTGAGGACCTCTATGCTCACATGGACATCCACCAGCTCCCCGAATctagtaaccatagcaacagccCTTCTTTGCTGACTGTGGGCTACACCTCTGTCTCTAGCACCACTCCTGACTCCAACATCTCTGTCGACAGCTCCACAATGGTGGAGACAGCACCACCTGTGCCCAAGACAagggggaggagaaagagggctGCTCAGAACACATCAGACATGGGAGGACGTGCCCCCAAACAGCCTAAGGTCTCCTACAGTTGCATCTATTGCAACAAGCAAGTATTCTCCAGTTTGGCTGTGCTTCAAATTCACCTGCGAACCATGCATCTGGACAAGCCAGAGCAGGCTCATACTTGCCAATTTTGTTTGGAGGTTCTGCCATCtttattaaatctaaatgaacATCTTAAGCAGGTCCACAATGCAGAAGACCATGCTGCCCTGTTGGTCAGCTTGCCTGATGCCCTCCTTCAGTGTAACTTCTGCCCTGAGGTATTGAGTGACCTCAACGCACTCCAGGAACACATTCGCTGCTCCCACGGCTTTCCCAGTCCTGTGGCAAAGGAGAGCAATGCCTTCTTCTGCCCCCAATGCTTCATGGGGTTCTTGACAGAGGCTACCTTGGAGGAGCATGTTCGTCAGACTCACTGTGATGGGGGAAGCCTGCGCTTTGACTCTCCTCTGGCTGTAACACCCAAAGAGTCTATAGTAGAGGTGTACTCCTGTTCGTACTGCACCAATTCCCCCATATTCAACAGTGTTCTGAAGCTCAACAAGCACATCAAGGAGAATCACAAGAACATTCCACTGGCACTGAACTACATCAACAATGGAAAGAAATCCCTGCGCACTCTCAGCCCCTCTTCTCCAATATCTGTGGAGCACACCATGCTGAAACAAGGTGGCTCAGCCTCACGCACTACCAGTGAGTTCATATGTAACCAGTGTGGAGCCAAGTATACCAGTCTAGACCTTTTCCAGACTCACCTAAAAACTCATCTGGATGGCCTGCAACCTCAGCTCACCTGCCCACAGTGCAACAAAGAGTTCCCCAACCAAGAGTCCCTGCTGAAGCATGTGACAATTCACTTTACTATTACCTCCACTTATTACATCTGTGAGAGCTGTGACAAGCAGTTCACTTCAGTGGATGACCTGCAGAAGCACCTACTTGACATGCATACCTTTGTTTTCTTTCGTTGCACTCTGTGTCAGGAGGTGTTTGACTCAAAGGTGTCTACCCAGCTCCACCTGGCTGTAAAGCACAGCAATGAGAAAAAGGTGTATCGCTGCACCTCCTGCAACTGGGACTTCAGGCATGAGACTGACCTACAGCTACATGTCAAACACAGCCATCTGGAAAACCAGGGCCGTGCCCACCGCTGCATTTTTTGTGGGGAGTCCTTTGGCACAGAGGTGGAGCTGCAGTGCCACATCACTACCCATAGCAAGAAGTATAACTGTCGCTTCTGCAGTAAGGCCTTCCATGCCATTGTCCTTTTGGAGAAGCATTTGAGGGAGAAACACTGTGTGTTTGAGGGAAAGGCACAGAACTGTGGTGCCAATGGCTCTACTGTAAGTGGTGGGGAAGGCCAACCTAAAGAAGATGCTGAACTACATGGTCTCCTAACTAACAGTCATGGTACAGGGGCAGCAGTTGGACCTGTGGTGGAGTCTCAGAACAGCCATGATGGAAGTGAGGAAGAGGTGGACACTGCAGACCCCATGTATGGCTGTGACATCTGTGGGGCATCTTACACCATGGACTCACTCCTCACTAACCACCAGTTGAGGGACCACAATATACGCCCTGGTGAGAGTGCCATGATGAAAAGGAAAGCTGAAATGATCAAGGGCAACCACAAGTGCAATGTTTGCTCCCGCACCTTCTTCTCTGATGctgggctgagggaacatatgCAGACCCACCTTGGACCTGTCAAACACTATATGTGCCCCATCTGTGGGGAGCGCTTCCCTTCCTTGCTCACCCTGACTGAGCACAAGGTCACCCATAGCAAAAGTCTGGACACAGGCAGCTGTCGCATTTGTAAGATGCCACTGCATAGTGAGGAGGACTTCCTGGAGCATTGCCAGATGCACCCTGACCTGAGGAACTCCCTGACAGGTTTCCGgtgtgttgtgtgcatgcaGACAGTCACCTCTACATTGGAGCTCAAGATTCATGGTACCTTCCACATGCAAAAGACAGGGACTATGTCCGGCAACCACCAACCCATGGGCCGCAGCAATATAATTTCTCAtaatcagcagcaacaacatatccaaaaacctttCAAGTGCGCCTCATGCCTGAAAGATTTCCGGTCTAAACAAGACCTGGTAAAGCTGGACATCAACGGACTGCCTTACGGACTCTGTGCATCCTGCGTGACAGTAGCTGGCTCCAAGAGCTCCAGTCCAACAGTAAACGGAGGAAGGCAACAGCAGCATCATGGTGGCGCCACCACTCCAGCAACAACTACAGCCGCATGGATCCAGGGGGAGAGTCTTAGCCCTGGAGACGGGAAAGGCAAAGCTgtctcttcttcatcttcatcctcttccACATCCTCATCAACCGCTGCCAAGACACGATGCTCCAGCTGTAATGTGAAGTTTGAGTCTGAAGCAGAGTTGCAAAACCATGTCCAGACAGTGCATCGGGAACAGGCTGGGGACAGCAACAGCGGGCAGCTCAAGACCCCCCAGATGTCCCCCATGCCCAGAGCCAGTCCCTCACAAACTGAAGAG AAGAAGACATACCAGTGCATCAAATGTCAGATGGTGTTTTACAGTGAATGGGACATCCAAGTCCATGTGGCCAACCACATGCTGG
- the znf521 gene encoding zinc finger protein 521 isoform X5 encodes MKTHASNKPHKCPVCRRGFLSSSSLHGHMQVHERGKDGSSSSLSRSDEWKLKETRKCSRCEEGFDVPEELQRHIAECHPECSPSEDGGLGATLQCIYCHEPFSDEGTLLTHIDQAHSRDRKGHTCAICSEHFLSVEDLYAHMDIHQLPESSNHSNSPSLLTVGYTSVSSTTPDSNISVDSSTMVETAPPVPKTRGRRKRAAQNTSDMGGRAPKQPKVSYSCIYCNKQVFSSLAVLQIHLRTMHLDKPEQAHTCQFCLEVLPSLLNLNEHLKQVHNAEDHAALLVSLPDALLQCNFCPEVLSDLNALQEHIRCSHGFPSPVAKESNAFFCPQCFMGFLTEATLEEHVRQTHCDGGSLRFDSPLAVTPKESIVEVYSCSYCTNSPIFNSVLKLNKHIKENHKNIPLALNYINNGKKSLRTLSPSSPISVEHTMLKQGGSASRTTSEFICNQCGAKYTSLDLFQTHLKTHLDGLQPQLTCPQCNKEFPNQESLLKHVTIHFTITSTYYICESCDKQFTSVDDLQKHLLDMHTFVFFRCTLCQEVFDSKVSTQLHLAVKHSNEKKVYRCTSCNWDFRHETDLQLHVKHSHLENQGRAHRCIFCGESFGTEVELQCHITTHSKKYNCRFCSKAFHAIVLLEKHLREKHCVFEGKAQNCGANGSTVSGGEGQPKEDAELHGLLTNSHGTGAAVGPVVESQNSHDGSEEEVDTADPMYGCDICGASYTMDSLLTNHQLRDHNIRPGESAMMKRKAEMIKGNHKCNVCSRTFFSDAGLREHMQTHLGPVKHYMCPICGERFPSLLTLTEHKVTHSKSLDTGSCRICKMPLHSEEDFLEHCQMHPDLRNSLTGFRCVVCMQTVTSTLELKIHGTFHMQKTGTMSGNHQPMGRSNIISHNQQQQHIQKPFKCASCLKDFRSKQDLVKLDINGLPYGLCASCVTVAGSKSSSPTVNGGRQQQHHGGATTPATTTAAWIQGESLSPGDGKGKAVSSSSSSSSTSSSTAAKTRCSSCNVKFESEAELQNHVQTVHREQAGDSNSGQLKTPQMSPMPRASPSQTEEKKTYQCIKCQMVFYSEWDIQVHVANHMLEEGLNHECKLCSQSFDSPAKLQCHLIEHSFEGMGGTFKCPVCFTVFVQANKLQQHIFSAHGQEDKIYDCSQCPQKFFFQTELQNHALTQHSS; translated from the exons ATGAAAACTCACGCCTCTAACAAACCCCACAAGTGCCCTGTGTGCCGCCGAGGCTTCCTTTCCTCCAGCTCTCTCCACGGCCACATGCAAGTACACGAAAGGGGCAAAGACGGCAGCAGCTCAAGCCTTTCTAGATCTGATGAATGGAAGCTGAAAGAAACTCGCAAATGCAGTCGTTGTGAAGAGGGCTTTGATGTCCCAGAGGAGCTCCAGAGGCACATCGCCGAGTGCCACCCTGAGTGCTCTCCATCAGAGGATGGAGGCCTGGGTGCCACCCTGCAGTGCATTTACTGCCATGAGCCCTTCAGTGACGAGGGTACCCTGCTGACCCACATTGACCAGGCCCACAGCCGAGACAGGAAGGGCCACACCTGTGCTATCTGCTCTGAGCACTTTCTGTCTGTTGAGGACCTCTATGCTCACATGGACATCCACCAGCTCCCCGAATctagtaaccatagcaacagccCTTCTTTGCTGACTGTGGGCTACACCTCTGTCTCTAGCACCACTCCTGACTCCAACATCTCTGTCGACAGCTCCACAATGGTGGAGACAGCACCACCTGTGCCCAAGACAagggggaggagaaagagggctGCTCAGAACACATCAGACATGGGAGGACGTGCCCCCAAACAGCCTAAGGTCTCCTACAGTTGCATCTATTGCAACAAGCAAGTATTCTCCAGTTTGGCTGTGCTTCAAATTCACCTGCGAACCATGCATCTGGACAAGCCAGAGCAGGCTCATACTTGCCAATTTTGTTTGGAGGTTCTGCCATCtttattaaatctaaatgaacATCTTAAGCAGGTCCACAATGCAGAAGACCATGCTGCCCTGTTGGTCAGCTTGCCTGATGCCCTCCTTCAGTGTAACTTCTGCCCTGAGGTATTGAGTGACCTCAACGCACTCCAGGAACACATTCGCTGCTCCCACGGCTTTCCCAGTCCTGTGGCAAAGGAGAGCAATGCCTTCTTCTGCCCCCAATGCTTCATGGGGTTCTTGACAGAGGCTACCTTGGAGGAGCATGTTCGTCAGACTCACTGTGATGGGGGAAGCCTGCGCTTTGACTCTCCTCTGGCTGTAACACCCAAAGAGTCTATAGTAGAGGTGTACTCCTGTTCGTACTGCACCAATTCCCCCATATTCAACAGTGTTCTGAAGCTCAACAAGCACATCAAGGAGAATCACAAGAACATTCCACTGGCACTGAACTACATCAACAATGGAAAGAAATCCCTGCGCACTCTCAGCCCCTCTTCTCCAATATCTGTGGAGCACACCATGCTGAAACAAGGTGGCTCAGCCTCACGCACTACCAGTGAGTTCATATGTAACCAGTGTGGAGCCAAGTATACCAGTCTAGACCTTTTCCAGACTCACCTAAAAACTCATCTGGATGGCCTGCAACCTCAGCTCACCTGCCCACAGTGCAACAAAGAGTTCCCCAACCAAGAGTCCCTGCTGAAGCATGTGACAATTCACTTTACTATTACCTCCACTTATTACATCTGTGAGAGCTGTGACAAGCAGTTCACTTCAGTGGATGACCTGCAGAAGCACCTACTTGACATGCATACCTTTGTTTTCTTTCGTTGCACTCTGTGTCAGGAGGTGTTTGACTCAAAGGTGTCTACCCAGCTCCACCTGGCTGTAAAGCACAGCAATGAGAAAAAGGTGTATCGCTGCACCTCCTGCAACTGGGACTTCAGGCATGAGACTGACCTACAGCTACATGTCAAACACAGCCATCTGGAAAACCAGGGCCGTGCCCACCGCTGCATTTTTTGTGGGGAGTCCTTTGGCACAGAGGTGGAGCTGCAGTGCCACATCACTACCCATAGCAAGAAGTATAACTGTCGCTTCTGCAGTAAGGCCTTCCATGCCATTGTCCTTTTGGAGAAGCATTTGAGGGAGAAACACTGTGTGTTTGAGGGAAAGGCACAGAACTGTGGTGCCAATGGCTCTACTGTAAGTGGTGGGGAAGGCCAACCTAAAGAAGATGCTGAACTACATGGTCTCCTAACTAACAGTCATGGTACAGGGGCAGCAGTTGGACCTGTGGTGGAGTCTCAGAACAGCCATGATGGAAGTGAGGAAGAGGTGGACACTGCAGACCCCATGTATGGCTGTGACATCTGTGGGGCATCTTACACCATGGACTCACTCCTCACTAACCACCAGTTGAGGGACCACAATATACGCCCTGGTGAGAGTGCCATGATGAAAAGGAAAGCTGAAATGATCAAGGGCAACCACAAGTGCAATGTTTGCTCCCGCACCTTCTTCTCTGATGctgggctgagggaacatatgCAGACCCACCTTGGACCTGTCAAACACTATATGTGCCCCATCTGTGGGGAGCGCTTCCCTTCCTTGCTCACCCTGACTGAGCACAAGGTCACCCATAGCAAAAGTCTGGACACAGGCAGCTGTCGCATTTGTAAGATGCCACTGCATAGTGAGGAGGACTTCCTGGAGCATTGCCAGATGCACCCTGACCTGAGGAACTCCCTGACAGGTTTCCGgtgtgttgtgtgcatgcaGACAGTCACCTCTACATTGGAGCTCAAGATTCATGGTACCTTCCACATGCAAAAGACAGGGACTATGTCCGGCAACCACCAACCCATGGGCCGCAGCAATATAATTTCTCAtaatcagcagcaacaacatatccaaaaacctttCAAGTGCGCCTCATGCCTGAAAGATTTCCGGTCTAAACAAGACCTGGTAAAGCTGGACATCAACGGACTGCCTTACGGACTCTGTGCATCCTGCGTGACAGTAGCTGGCTCCAAGAGCTCCAGTCCAACAGTAAACGGAGGAAGGCAACAGCAGCATCATGGTGGCGCCACCACTCCAGCAACAACTACAGCCGCATGGATCCAGGGGGAGAGTCTTAGCCCTGGAGACGGGAAAGGCAAAGCTgtctcttcttcatcttcatcctcttccACATCCTCATCAACCGCTGCCAAGACACGATGCTCCAGCTGTAATGTGAAGTTTGAGTCTGAAGCAGAGTTGCAAAACCATGTCCAGACAGTGCATCGGGAACAGGCTGGGGACAGCAACAGCGGGCAGCTCAAGACCCCCCAGATGTCCCCCATGCCCAGAGCCAGTCCCTCACAAACTGAAGAG AAGAAGACATACCAGTGCATCAAATGTCAGATGGTGTTTTACAGTGAATGGGACATCCAAGTCCATGTGGCCAACCACATGCTGG